The Carassius gibelio isolate Cgi1373 ecotype wild population from Czech Republic chromosome B9, carGib1.2-hapl.c, whole genome shotgun sequence genome includes a region encoding these proteins:
- the LOC127965485 gene encoding SH3 domain-binding protein 4, whose protein sequence is MAAHRIRSANSNAVLPRCRSEGALIDLSQGVSEATLTDVKGPSPSALRLDTAASFGAVREVIAIKDYCPSSFTTLKFSKGDCLYVIDTSGGEWWYAHNNKEMGYIPSAYVHPINHRDSTFSDSGIIDSLSDISEGVKEMDNSVDWTGSAKPTESGNDNPFVNKRMSTNPFLNGTLQGTPDQNYSQSSAKALCFGNISPPISSTSSAININDFESGLCDSKSMGPGSGIGPNIRRNKPFFGSKRCYSMSELSVLQSLSDGNQGSLSFFGGMKSPKPEHYQSREDFKTAWLNHRKLTRSCHDLDSIGQNPGWGQTQPIETNIVCNLDSSGGTVELPNTSISIHIPEGHVAPDETQQISLKALLDPPLELNNDRCTTVSPVVEVKLNNMEIKTPVTLEMKVSVVVKVESRKNTEVVCVRSDFKEGPYVQIPHVCMYGDTVQVTLDNLEPCMYVSVVAQAQTVAPYNTVWEHVVKKVTLGVYGPKHIHPSFKTVVAIFGHDCAPKTLLVSDAKKHSQSTPPVVLQLWGKHQFVLTKPQDLQVGVYSNMSNFEVRANEHARIVRGFQIKLGKVARLIYMIAARDSNDISDFTLRIQVKDDKDCILAQFCVQTPTPPPKTSTSSSVQRRFLKKKEVNKIILSPLAATAKYPVFQDRLVKNLKFAKFLKTVVRQSKSLYLLEYLRGDIVALLSEEKIKLKGHLWTKEWYFGYYHGRIGLVHAKNILIMGKVKPVNFKGSDLTTTILLEQLLKPCMCLTYIYASVRTILMENVASWRVFADALGYVNLPLAHFCRTEAESEPEKVASVLERLKEDCNAAEGKERKSFQKELMKALLKMDCQGLVARLVMDFVLLTTAVELAGRWRELAERLAKVSRQQMEAYEAPHRDSGGQLDSEAMWKPAYDFLVTWAAQIGDSYRDVIQELHTGLDKMKNPITKRWRHITGALILVNCLDLLRSSAFSPCSQDDCAI, encoded by the exons ATGGCTGCCCATCGCATTCGATCAGCGAACAGCAACGCTGTGCTCCCTCGCTGCAGATCTGAGGGTGCTCTCATCGATCTCAGTCAAGGAGTGTCAGAGGCCACCCTTACAGATGTTAAAG ggCCTTCACCTAGTGCCTTGCGACTGGATACTGCTGCTTCATTTGGAGCTGTCAGGGAAGTGATTGCGATTAAGGATTACTGTCCGTCCAGTTTTACCACACTCAAGTTCTCAAAGGGAGACTGTCTTTATGTTATAGACACATCAGGTGGAGAATGGTGGTATGCACACAACAACAAAGAGATGGGATACATCCCATCTGCTTACGTCCATCCGATCAATCATCGAGATTCCACGTTCAGTGACAGCGGCATAATTGACAGCCTAAGTGACATTTCTGAGGGAGTGAAAGAAATGGATAACTCTGTGGATTGGACGGGGTCTGCCAAACCCACAGAATCTGGAAATGACAATCCTTTTGTTAATAAACGGATGTCAACTAACCCTTTCCTAAATGGCACGCTGCAAGGCACCCCTGACCAAAACTACAGCCAGAGTTCAGCAAAGGCTTTGTGTTTTGGTAATATCTCACCTCCCATCTCAAGCACCAGCAGtgctattaatattaatgattttgaaagtgGGCTCTGTGACTCAAAAAGTATGGGCCCTGGCTCAGGAATTGGCCCAAATATTCGCAGAAACAAACCGTTTTTTGGCAGCAAGCGCTGCTACAGCATGTCGGAATTGTCTGTCCTACAGTCCCTGTCTGATGGGAATCAAGGTTCTTTGAGTTTTTTTGGTGGAATGAAGTCACCTAAACCTGAGCATTATCAAAGTAGAGAGGATTTCAAAACAGCATGGCTAAATCACCGTAAACTTACACGATCCTGCCACGACCTGGACTCCATTGGACAAAACCCAGGTTGGGGCCAAACCCAGCCAATAGAGACCAACATTGTGTGCAACCTGGACAGTTCTGGTGGTACCGTGGAGCTGCCAAATACCAGTATCAGTATACATATTCCTGAGGGTCACGTTGCACCAGATGAGACTCAACAGATATCACTGAAGGCCCTTCTGGACCCACCGTTGGAGCTTAACAATGATAGATGTACTACTGTAAGTCCAGTGGTAGAGGTAAAACTCAATAATATGGAAATCAAGACCCCAGTCACTTTAGAGATGAAGGTGTCTGTTGTGGTGAAAGTAGAGAGCCGCAAAAACACAGAGGTGGTGTGTGTGAGAAGCGACTTCAAGGAAGGTCCATATGTCCAGATTCcacatgtatgcatgtatggaGACACAGTTCAAGTGACTCTGGACAATTTAGAGCCTTGCATGTATGTCTCTGTAGTTGCCCAAGCACAGACAGTGGCCCCATACAACACAGTCTGGGAACATGTCGTAAAAAAGGTCACTCTTGGGGTATATGGGCCAAAACACATCCACCCGTCTTTCAAGACTGTGGTGGccatttttggccatgactgtgcCCCAAAGACGTTGCTAGTTAGTGACGCAAAAAAGCATTCTCAGTCAACTCCACCTGTTGTCCTCCAACTCTGGGGGAAGCACCAGTTTGTCCTAACAAAACCTCAAGACCTTCAGGTTGGTGTGTATTCGAACATGTCCAATTTTGAAGTGAGGGCCAATGAACATGCAAGAATCGTGAGGGGATTTCAGATCAAACTTGGCAAAGTGGCCCGCCTCATCTACATGATTGCAGCACGCGATTCAAATGACATTTCAGACTTTACTTTGCGTATTCAGGTCAAGGATGATAAGGACTGTATCTTGGCCCAGTTTTGCGTTCAGACCCCAACCCCACCACCAAAAACAAGCACAAGTAGCTCCGTTCAACGGCGCTTCCTCaagaaaaaggaagtaaacaaaATCATACTTTCTCCTCTTGCAGCGACTGCAAAGTACCCTGTGTTTCAGGACAGACTAGTCAAAAACCTGAAATTTGCTAAGTTCCTGAAAACTGTTGTAAGGCAGTCCAAAAGTCTGTATTTGCTAGAGTATCTTAGAGGTGACATAGTGGCCCTTTTGAGTGAGGAAAAAATCAAACTTAAAGGACATTTATGGACCAAAGAGTGGTACTTCGGATACTACCATGGAAGAATTGGGTTGGTGCATGCAAAAAACATTCTAATCATGGGAAAAGTGAAACCTGTTAATTTCAAAGGGTCTGATCTTACAACTACAATCCTTTTAGAGCAGCTCCTAAAGCCCTGCATGTGCCTGACATATATCTACGCATCTGTGCGGACAATACTGATGGAAAACGTGGCGAGTTGGAGAGTGTTTGCTGATGCATTGGGCTACGTCAATCTGCCTCTGGCACATTTCTGTCGGACAGAGGCAGAAAGTGAGCCTGAAAAAGTGGCTTCTGTTCTGGAGAGGCTCAAGGAAGACTGCAACGCAGCTGAGGGCAAGGAGAGGAAGTCTTTCCAGAAGGAACTCATGAAG GCTCTTCTGAAGATGGACTGTCAGGGCCTGGTGGCACGGCTGGTCATGGACTTTGTGCTGTTGACTACAGCGGTGGAGCTGGCGGGTCGCTGGAGGGAGCTTGCTGAGAGACTGGCGAAAGTTTCCCGACAGCAGATGGAAGCGTATGAGGCTCCACACAGAGACAGCGGGGGACAACTGGACAGTGAG gcCATGTGGAAACCTGCCTATGACTTCCTGGTCACGTGGGCAGCTCAGATTGGGGACAGTTACAGGGATGTGATTCAGGAACTTCACACTGGATTGGACAAAATGAAGAACCCTATTACCAAGCGCTGGAGGCACATCACAGGCGCCCTCATCCTTGTCAACTGTCTGGATCTTCTACGGAGCTCTGCTTTCAGCCCCTGCTCGCAGGATGACTGCGCCATATAA
- the LOC127965606 gene encoding ADP-ribosylation factor-like protein 4C — translation MGNSFSNISAFQSLHIVMLGLDSAGKTTVLYRLKFNEFVNTVPTIGFNTEKIKLSNGTAKGISCHFWDVGGQEKLRPLWKSYSRCTDGIIYVVDSVDVDRLEEAKTELHKVTKFAENQGTPLLVIANKQDLPRSLSVADIEKQLALQELTPATTYHIQPACAIIGEGLHEGMDKLYEMIVKRRKSLKQKKKR, via the coding sequence ATGGGGAACAGTTTCTCCAACATATCTGCGTTTCAGTCTCTCCATATAGTGATGCTTGGCTTGGACTCCGCAGGGAAAACCACGGTCCTTTACAGACTGAAATTCAACGAGTTTGTCAACACTGTGCCTACCATAGGATTCAACACGGAAAAAATCAAGCTGAGTAACGGCACGGCCAAAGGAATAAGCTGTCATTTCTGGGACGTTGGTGGGCAGGAGAAACTCCGGCCCTTGTGGAAATCGTACAGTAGGTGCACGGATGGCATTATTTATGTGGTGGACTCTGTAGACGTGGATCGACTGGAGGAGGCCAAGACGGAGCTACATAAAGTCACCAAATTCGCTGAAAACCAAGGAACGCCGCTGTTGGTCATAGCTAATAAACAGGACCTGCCGAGATCTCTGTCCGTGGCGGATATAGAGAAGCAGCTGGCGCTCCAGGAGCTCACGCCTGCCACCACCTACCACATCCAACCGGCCTGTGCCATCATCGGCGAGGGGCTTCACGAAGGCATGGACAAACTCTACGAAATGATAGTCAAACGACGAAAAAGCCTCAAACAGAAGAAAAAGCGATAA